In Geminocystis sp. NIES-3709, a single genomic region encodes these proteins:
- a CDS encoding M48 family metallopeptidase, producing MRIETDSLELKLKIATAWKHRGRKERAMAGYQEVLEIDRHNLLAHQYLGDLFLELGKQQEALEYYDRALTINFDETDLWNYYKMLGISSIQREKEASINTVHLPYLDISNLADNPHGKINLARQGQFHCHRSGWDFATKSLIPLHNSNGILFDGFLEKNFIWECHDQKVRSSKMLAKMKQDGVFHELSTSKEKGIIPYQQPWVGFLHNPPNIPHWLHSKDSPQVLFTTTTWQDSLNSCIGLFTLSEYLAKWLRKYTGKSVSSLIFPTEIPQVQFDFGKFIANDQKKIIQVGWWLRQLSAIYQLPIAKNNHLNYEKIILVPKFSIYSENIIDNLITEELKQESIIKKDIYWQNTHKLSHVSNERYDQILSENIVFMHLYDASANNAVIECIARATPLLVNPLPAVVEYLGEDYPMYFNNLAEAGEKAMNTSLIWDTHNYLKNCPTRAKLSGDYFLKSFEESAVYQLI from the coding sequence ATGAGAATAGAAACGGATTCATTAGAGTTGAAACTAAAAATCGCCACCGCATGGAAACATCGAGGCAGAAAAGAAAGGGCGATGGCAGGTTATCAAGAAGTATTAGAAATCGATCGCCATAATTTATTAGCTCATCAATATCTAGGAGATTTATTTTTAGAACTAGGGAAACAACAAGAAGCTTTAGAATATTACGATCGAGCTTTAACAATCAATTTTGATGAAACTGACTTATGGAACTATTATAAAATGTTGGGAATATCCAGTATTCAACGAGAAAAAGAGGCATCTATTAATACTGTCCATTTACCCTATTTAGATATTAGTAATCTTGCCGATAATCCCCATGGCAAAATTAATTTAGCGAGACAAGGACAATTTCACTGTCACCGTAGTGGTTGGGATTTCGCAACAAAATCTCTAATACCACTACATAATTCTAATGGTATTTTGTTTGATGGCTTTTTGGAAAAAAATTTTATCTGGGAATGTCACGATCAAAAAGTGAGAAGTTCCAAAATGTTAGCTAAAATGAAACAAGATGGAGTGTTCCATGAATTAAGCACTTCCAAAGAAAAAGGGATTATTCCTTACCAACAACCTTGGGTTGGTTTCCTCCATAATCCACCGAATATACCCCATTGGTTACATTCAAAAGACTCTCCTCAAGTACTTTTTACAACAACAACTTGGCAAGATAGTCTAAATAGTTGCATTGGCTTATTTACCCTATCCGAATATTTAGCAAAATGGTTGAGAAAATATACAGGAAAATCCGTGTCTAGTTTGATTTTTCCCACAGAAATTCCTCAAGTGCAGTTCGATTTTGGGAAATTTATTGCTAATGATCAAAAAAAGATTATTCAAGTAGGTTGGTGGTTGCGTCAATTATCTGCTATTTATCAATTACCGATCGCAAAAAATAATCATCTTAACTATGAAAAAATTATTTTAGTACCAAAATTTTCAATATATTCTGAAAACATTATTGATAATTTAATTACTGAAGAATTAAAACAAGAAAGTATTATCAAAAAAGATATTTATTGGCAAAACACTCATAAATTAAGCCATGTTAGTAACGAGAGGTATGATCAAATTTTATCAGAAAATATTGTGTTTATGCACTTGTATGATGCTAGTGCCAATAATGCGGTAATTGAGTGTATTGCTAGGGCGACTCCTCTTTTAGTTAATCCATTACCTGCTGTAGTTGAGTATCTCGGTGAAGATTATCCGATGTACTTTAATAATTTAGCAGAAGCAGGAGAAAAAGCAATGAATACTTCTTTAATTTGGGATACTCATAATTATCTCAAAAATTGTCCCACAAGAGCTAAACTTAGTGGGGATTATTTTCTTAAAAGTTTCGAGGAAAGTGCAGTTTATCAATTAATATAA
- a CDS encoding glycosyltransferase family 2 protein, with protein sequence MMPLQSSIELLSNSGQAQLKLAKIWQERGQIDRAIAGYHKAIELRKHLVLPYIELGKLLLAKGDLSEAFSTSNQAININPNYSEVHKNLVNSLLAQNKKDQLLDYYKLTRKDEYKININSADILCFVVVRNESLRLPYFLAYYREKGIRKFFIIDNNSTDETANYLLKQPDVYLWQSEDSYQRSNFGTAWIEVLLRIYEINNWCLIVDADEIFYYPDCEQKTIIDLCQQLDHQQKKAFKTILLDMYSDKPIRDTYYEKGQNFLDACPYFDRKFYHKTCQENEDPYNPYHNQKAYFGGMRQRVFGEKGEYYLSKVPLIKYNPEVIIGGGQHWTNFESQEIANDSGCLLHFKYFHSFGNYVREEVVRKQHCGGAMQYQEYAKEMDKNEELILYNPKYSVKLENSQQLVNLGVMEVEIN encoded by the coding sequence ATGATGCCTTTACAATCATCAATAGAACTTTTATCTAATTCTGGTCAAGCTCAATTAAAATTAGCGAAAATATGGCAGGAAAGAGGGCAAATTGATCGAGCGATCGCTGGTTATCATAAAGCAATAGAACTGCGAAAGCATTTGGTATTACCCTATATAGAATTGGGAAAATTATTATTAGCAAAAGGTGACTTATCGGAGGCTTTTTCGACTTCTAATCAAGCCATTAATATCAACCCTAATTACTCAGAAGTTCATAAAAATTTAGTTAATAGTCTGTTAGCTCAAAATAAGAAAGACCAATTATTAGACTATTATAAACTAACTAGAAAAGATGAGTATAAAATTAATATTAATTCAGCAGATATTTTATGTTTTGTGGTTGTGAGAAATGAGTCTTTACGATTACCTTATTTTCTGGCTTATTATCGAGAAAAAGGAATCAGGAAGTTTTTTATTATTGATAATAATTCAACGGATGAAACGGCAAATTATTTATTAAAACAACCAGATGTTTATTTATGGCAGTCAGAGGATTCTTATCAAAGAAGTAATTTTGGAACGGCTTGGATAGAAGTATTACTAAGAATATATGAGATTAATAATTGGTGTTTAATAGTTGATGCTGATGAAATTTTTTATTATCCTGATTGTGAACAAAAAACTATTATTGATTTATGTCAACAATTAGATCATCAACAAAAAAAAGCATTTAAAACTATTCTTTTAGATATGTATTCTGATAAACCGATTCGAGATACTTACTATGAAAAGGGTCAAAATTTTTTAGATGCTTGTCCTTATTTTGATCGAAAATTCTATCATAAAACTTGCCAAGAGAATGAAGATCCTTATAATCCATATCATAATCAAAAGGCTTATTTTGGTGGGATGAGACAGAGAGTTTTTGGGGAAAAAGGAGAATATTATCTAAGTAAAGTTCCTTTAATTAAATATAACCCTGAAGTAATCATTGGAGGGGGGCAACATTGGACTAATTTTGAATCTCAAGAGATTGCTAATGATAGCGGTTGCTTATTACATTTTAAATATTTTCATAGTTTTGGTAATTATGTTCGAGAAGAAGTGGTAAGAAAGCAACACTGTGGAGGAGCAATGCAATATCAAGAATATGCAAAAGAAATGGATAAAAATGAGGAATTAATTTTATATAATCCGAAATATTCCGTAAAATTAGAAAATTCTCAACAACTGGTGAATTTAGGTGTTATGGAAGTAGAAATAAATTAA
- a CDS encoding nucleotidyltransferase family protein gives MTSSQFKTQLINNICPETELLLLCICPEINECKTIRITLLTTKKIDWNYLLIIAEKHRLMPLLYRNLNNICSQNIPKNIIKYLRKSFLENSKRNLILTNELFKILNQLKEINIKAIPYKGTILANSIYGKLSLRQVYDLDLIIDKKDLIKTEKLLLSQGYYIKEKLDQEESFFREEDQIEIDVHWELTPIYFPLKFDFNYFWKNTNNIDINGKFFLNLSPENLLFILCIQIAKDCWERRQKIEYLAKVCDIAQLIYTYPNLDWSQVLAQGKNQDAQRIIHFGLFLAKDLFDISLPLPILQEVERDSVAISLAYQVCADLFSKEDHEPSPIKNSFWDVKLRIRQLVFYLKLRKSIKYRISYFFEILKLVFSQKKLKS, from the coding sequence ATGACATCCTCTCAATTTAAAACGCAATTAATCAACAATATTTGTCCTGAAACTGAACTACTATTGCTTTGTATTTGTCCTGAAATAAATGAATGTAAAACTATAAGAATTACTCTCTTAACGACTAAAAAAATTGATTGGAATTATTTGCTAATAATTGCTGAAAAACACAGATTAATGCCACTTTTATATCGTAATTTAAATAATATTTGCTCTCAAAATATTCCTAAAAATATTATCAAATATTTGCGAAAAAGTTTTTTAGAAAATAGTAAAAGAAATTTAATTTTAACCAATGAGTTATTCAAAATTTTAAATCAACTCAAAGAAATAAATATTAAAGCCATTCCCTATAAAGGTACAATTTTAGCTAATTCTATTTATGGTAAACTATCTTTAAGACAAGTTTATGACTTAGATTTAATTATTGATAAAAAAGACCTGATTAAAACTGAGAAATTATTATTATCTCAAGGATATTATATCAAAGAAAAATTAGACCAAGAAGAAAGTTTTTTTCGAGAAGAAGATCAGATAGAGATTGATGTACATTGGGAATTAACACCCATATATTTTCCTTTAAAATTTGACTTTAATTATTTTTGGAAAAATACAAATAATATTGATATAAATGGAAAATTTTTTTTAAATTTATCCCCAGAAAATTTGTTATTTATTCTCTGTATTCAAATTGCTAAAGATTGTTGGGAGAGAAGACAAAAAATTGAATATTTAGCCAAAGTTTGCGATATTGCTCAATTAATTTATACTTATCCTAATTTAGATTGGTCACAAGTTTTAGCTCAAGGTAAAAATCAAGATGCTCAAAGAATTATACACTTTGGATTATTTTTAGCAAAAGATTTATTCGACATCAGTTTACCTTTACCAATTCTACAAGAAGTTGAAAGAGACTCTGTTGCTATATCTTTAGCTTATCAAGTTTGTGCTGATTTATTTAGCAAAGAAGATCATGAACCTAGTCCGATAAAAAACTCTTTTTGGGATGTAAAATTAAGGATTAGACAGCTAGTTTTTTACTTGAAATTAAGAAAAAGTATTAAGTATAGAATTAGTTACTTTTTTGAAATATTAAAATTAGTATTTAGTCAAAAGAAACTTAAATCTTAA
- a CDS encoding glycosyltransferase family 4 protein, producing the protein MNTQSFNIASQKFRLGEVWQIKGKIDRAIASYQEALNLQPDYFPAHLKIADLMLQQGNKEKAIDHYRQVSLLDQEKKTYSHRILAKLTKNEVKNPKKTFKIMVYTDNPLVYGAEQVNHSLLCGLQKAGYKVICVTHKSDTYLVQKRKKLGIEHIFLEPDNIYSYNVGLSRVPSAIREPSEPVEIFARNQPDLIIFGNSCPISCLAAREIAMQLEIPYIIIENCADPDWVEQFTPLLDRLPSIYTASQATIAVSEDNLNLLYQLFKLPSKIGTVIYNGRGEQFFLPPNPENRSRIRQDLGIPQDVIVCCTTARLDPVKGYHYQLSAIQQLKNKKIWSKLYFIWAGSGQWEKQLKETAEKLGVSEQVKFLGVREDIPNLLDASDIFILPSEVEGMPLAVMEAMAKGLPVIATAISGTPEELGDTGKLITSPKIDSQKTIQELVETIELWANNSTLRQEIGFACKQRAEKLFQEKQMLEKYLTLVEKILFKEK; encoded by the coding sequence ATGAATACTCAGTCATTTAATATCGCTAGTCAAAAATTTCGTTTGGGTGAAGTATGGCAGATTAAAGGTAAAATTGATCGTGCGATCGCATCTTACCAAGAAGCATTAAACCTTCAACCCGATTATTTCCCAGCTCACTTAAAGATTGCTGACTTAATGTTACAACAGGGTAACAAAGAAAAGGCGATCGATCATTACCGCCAAGTATCACTGTTAGATCAGGAAAAAAAAACCTATAGTCATCGAATTTTAGCAAAATTGACTAAAAATGAGGTTAAAAATCCAAAAAAGACCTTCAAAATTATGGTTTATACTGATAATCCCTTAGTTTACGGAGCAGAACAAGTAAATCATTCCTTACTCTGTGGATTGCAAAAAGCAGGGTACAAAGTTATCTGCGTAACCCATAAAAGCGACACATATTTAGTACAAAAAAGAAAAAAATTAGGCATTGAGCATATCTTTTTAGAACCAGATAACATTTATTCTTATAATGTAGGTCTTAGTAGAGTACCAAGTGCCATTAGAGAGCCTTCTGAGCCGGTGGAAATTTTTGCTAGAAATCAACCAGATTTAATCATTTTTGGCAATAGTTGCCCTATTTCCTGCCTAGCCGCCCGAGAAATAGCAATGCAATTAGAAATTCCTTACATTATCATCGAAAATTGTGCCGATCCTGACTGGGTAGAGCAATTTACGCCATTGTTAGACAGATTACCTTCCATCTACACTGCATCTCAAGCAACGATCGCCGTTTCAGAAGATAATCTTAACCTACTCTATCAACTCTTTAAATTACCCTCAAAAATTGGTACGGTTATTTATAACGGCAGAGGGGAACAATTTTTTCTACCCCCAAATCCTGAAAATCGCTCACGAATCCGTCAAGATTTGGGTATTCCTCAAGATGTGATCGTATGCTGTACTACTGCTCGTTTAGATCCCGTCAAAGGATACCATTATCAACTAAGTGCGATTCAACAGCTAAAAAACAAGAAAATTTGGTCTAAACTTTATTTTATTTGGGCAGGAAGTGGACAATGGGAAAAACAATTAAAAGAAACCGCAGAAAAATTAGGAGTTAGTGAACAAGTGAAATTTCTTGGTGTACGAGAAGATATACCTAATTTATTAGATGCGTCAGATATATTTATTTTACCTTCAGAAGTAGAAGGAATGCCTTTAGCGGTGATGGAAGCAATGGCAAAAGGATTACCTGTTATCGCTACGGCTATCAGTGGTACTCCCGAAGAATTAGGAGATACGGGGAAACTTATTACTAGCCCCAAAATTGATTCTCAAAAAACCATCCAAGAGTTGGTGGAAACTATTGAGCTTTGGGCAAATAACTCTACTTTACGTCAAGAAATTGGTTTTGCCTGTAAACAAAGAGCAGAAAAATTATTCCAAGAAAAACAGATGCTCGAAAAATACTTAACCCTCGTTGAAAAAATTTTATTTAAGGAGAAGTAA